Proteins found in one Aspergillus chevalieri M1 DNA, chromosome 2, nearly complete sequence genomic segment:
- a CDS encoding FAD binding domain protein (COG:S;~EggNog:ENOG410PGSR;~InterPro:IPR025700,IPR036188;~PFAM:PF13434): MTSFPDLLDVLIIGAGPCGLAVAARLHEETPSAMFTDEEHQRYHWISKHSGRMALVQARHKGIKGVKAEKWNGGQTESTSYRAGSAQRTRGRGSTSSSGASYASAGSSVSDEEGDELPSLSTSPESVASILAAEKGRVSEETGETDKGLSMLVLDSTGDQWMEKWNRAFRTLEIQQLRSPMFFHVDPGDRDGMLAYTQETGREKDLWEISGCVGKELSKHQKKKKQQKSKQTISQVEIDERDRKDYFSPSTGLFEDYCSSIISRYGLNHPGTILHYEVADIKYDAHPDFPAEEKIFTVTTTTGDTFYARAVVMAIGPGRTKILPFQPSDEEKQGCCHSTEIKEFPSPNVRHKIQQRRQTNIVVVGGGLSSAQIVDMAVRKGVSKVWFLMRSDFKVKHFDIGLSWMGKFKNYEKAAFWSADTDEERLEKIKIARNGGSITPRYQKITKHHASRNRCSIHTRTTIVDRQYDPITQTWSLTTDPPTDLPPIDYIYLATGMGLDVTEHPMLQNMHRDYPIECKQGLPCITDDLMWQPNLPLFMTGRLAALRLGPGAPNLEGARLGAERVAWGMEEMFGFGRDEAEGEGNKERDCFCGLGNRYAGLDVDL; this comes from the exons ATGACATCCTTCCCCGACCTCCTCGACGTTCTCATCATCGGTGCCGGCCCCTGCGGCCTCGCCGTCGCCGCGCGCCTCCACGAAGAGACACCCTCGGCTATGTTCACTGACGAAGAGCACCAGCGCTATCACTGGATTAGCAAACATAGTGGGCGGATGGCGCTGGTGCAGGCGCGGCATAAGGGGATCAAGGGTGTTAAGGCGGAGAAATGGAATGGCGGGCAAACCGAGAGTACGAGCTATAGGGCTGGCTCTGCACAAAGAacgagagggagagggagtaCGTCGTCTAGCGGTGCTTCGTACGCATCTGCGGGCTCGTCTGTTTCGGATGAAGAGGGCGATGAGCTGCCGTCGCTGTCTACGTCTCCCGAGTCGGTGGCTTCGATTTTGGCTGCTGAGAAGGGACGGGTATCAGAGGAAACTGGAGAGACAGATAAGGGGCTGTCGATGCTGGTGCTTGATAGTACTGGGGATCAATGGATGGAGAAGTGGAATCGGGCGTTCCGGACGTTGGAGATCCAGCAGCTTCGTAGTCCCATGTTCTTCCATGTTGATCCGGGCGATCGCGATGGGATGCTTGCGTATACGCAGGAGACGGGACGGGAGAAAGATCTCTGGGAGATTTCAGGGTGTGTGGGTAAAGAGCTGAGCAAGCatcagaaaaagaagaagcagcaaaagtcGAAGCA AACGATAAGCCAAGTTGAAATTGACGAACGAGACCGTAAAGACTACTTCTCGCCCTCTACCGGCCTCTTCGAGGATTACTGCTCGTCCATCATCTCCCGCTACGGCCTCAACCATCCCGGTACAATCCTCCACTATGAAGTTGCAGACATCAAATACGACGCGCATCCTGATTTTCCCGCAGAAGAGAAGATCTTCACTGTGACAACTACCACTGGGGATACATTCTACGCCCGCGCTGTGGTCATGGCCATCGGGCCTGGTCGTACCAAGATCCTGCCTTTCCAGCCCTCTGACGAAGAGAAGCAGGGATGCTGCCATTCCACAGAGATCAAGGAGTTTCCTAGCCCCAACGTGAGGCATAAAATTCAGCAGAGACGGCAGACGAATATCGTCGTCGTTGGGGGCGGGTTGTCGTCAGCGCAGATTGTGGATATGGCTGTTAGGAAGGGAGTTAGCAAGGTTTGGTTCTTGATGAGGTCAGATTTCAAAGTGAAGCACTTCGATATTGGCCTGAGCTGGATGGGCAAGTTCAAGAACTATGAGAAGGCGGCGTTTTGGTCTGCGGATACGGATGAGG AACGCCTCGAAAAGATTAAAATTGCCCGCAATGGCGGCAGCATAACCCCGCGTTACCAGAAAATCACCAAACACCACGCCTCCCGCAACCGCTGCTCCATCCACACCCGCACCACCATCGTCGACCGCCAATACGACCCCATCACGCAAACCTGGTCTCTCACCACCGATCCCCCCACCGACCTTCCACCAATCGACTACATCTACCTCGCCACAGGAATGGGCTTAGACGTCACGGAGCACCCCATGCTGCAAAATATGCACCGCGATTACCCAATTGAATGCAAGCAAGGTCTTCCGTGCATCACGGATGATCTGATGTGGCAGCCTAATCTGCCATTATTTATGACTGGACGATTGGCGGCTCTTCGACTAGGACCAGGAGCGCCGAATCTGGAGGGGGCCAGATTGGGGGCTGAACGGGTGGCTTGGGGGATGGAGGAGATGTTTGGGTTTGGGCGGGATGAggcggagggggaggggaatAAGGAGAGGGATTGTTTCTGTGGGTTGGGAAATCGGTATGCCGGGTTGGATGTAGATCTGTAG
- a CDS encoding uncharacterized protein (COG:Q;~EggNog:ENOG410PJCF;~InterPro:IPR013216,IPR029063;~PFAM:PF13489,PF08241;~go_function: GO:0008168 - methyltransferase activity [Evidence IEA]) has protein sequence MSLRPLFRPATLARRSFTAAGRRSYASQTPGNPMLEVFNRKAKTMQKDRAALNVEEGRKVDYIKDEVAMRLCERLLDIKREIPNVLDLGANSCNIARALTTPIPDLVSPSGESPPLSERISQLTCVETSRALLHRDIDLPFNNNINIQRDVIPDLESLPYEPDSFDAVLSSLSIHWVNDLPSLLAQVNTILKPDCPFIGVMFGGDTLFELRTSLQLADMERRGGVSPHVSPLADVRDVGGLLNRAGFKMLTVDVEDILVEFPDVFALMRDLQSMGENNAILHRELGPISRDVLLATEGIYRELHMEEGMRGIPATFRLLYMIGWKEGKGQAQPLQRGSGEVNLKDILGGGDFEGR, from the exons ATGTCCCTACGCCCTCTCTTCCGTCCAGCAACGCTCGCCCGCCGCAGCTTCACGGCCGCGGGGAGAAGAAGCTATGCCAGCCAAACGCCTGGAAACCCCATGCTGGAGGTCTTCAATCGAAAGGCAAAGACCATGCAGAAGGACCGCGCAGCTCTGAATGTCGAAGAGGGCCGGAAAGTCGACTACATTAAAGACGAAGTGGCGATGCGCTTATGCGAGCGGTTACTG GATATCAAACGGGAGATACCGAACGTCCTCGACCTAGGCGCCAACAGCTGCAACATCGCCCGTGCCCTCACGACCCCAATCCCAGACCTCGTCTCCCCAAGCGGCGAATCCCCACCCCTCTCCGAAAGAATCTCGCAGCTCACCTGTGTCGAGACCTCCAGAGCCCTCCTTCACCGCGATATCGACCTCCCCTTCAATAATAACATTAACATCCAACGCGATGTCATCCCAGACCTCGAGTCCCTCCCCTACGAACCCGACTCCTTCGACGCCGTCCTCTCCTCGCTCTCAATCCACTGGGTCAACGACCTCCCCTCGCTGCTAGCGCAAGTGAACACCATCTTAAAACCGGATTGTCCGTTCATCGGGGTGATGTTCGGCGGAGACacgctcttcgagctgcggaCGTCACTGCAGCTCGCTGACATGGAGAGACGGGGCGGCGTGAGTCCGCATGTATCACCGTTAGCGGATGTACGAGATGTCGGGGGCTTGTTGAACCGGGCTGGGTTTAAGATGTTGACCGTGGATGTCGAGGATATCCTGGTGGAGTTCCCGGATGTGTTTGCGCTGATGAGGGATTTGCAGTCGATGGGGGAGAATAATGCTATTTTGCACCGCGAGTTAGGGCCTATCTCGCGGGATGTGTTGCTCGCGACAGAGGGTATTTATCGGGAGCTGCATATGGAGGAGGGGATGAGGGGGATTCCGGCGACGTTTCGGTTACTCTATATGATTGGGTGGAAGGAAGGGAAGGGCCAGGCGCAGCCGTTGCAGAGAGGTAGCGGCGAGGTTAATCTGAAGGATATATTAGGAGGAGGAGACTTTGAAGGCCGGTAA
- a CDS encoding actin-related protein 2/3 complex subunit 5 family protein (BUSCO:EOG09264V51;~COG:Z;~EggNog:ENOG410PQEJ;~InterPro:IPR006789,IPR036743;~PFAM:PF04699;~go_component: GO:0005885 - Arp2/3 protein complex [Evidence IEA];~go_component: GO:0015629 - actin cytoskeleton [Evidence IEA];~go_process: GO:0030833 - regulation of actin filament polymerization [Evidence IEA];~go_process: GO:0034314 - Arp2/3 complex-mediated actin nucleation [Evidence IEA]) encodes MDNYRTINIDVLDPESSSNFPMETLLPGTLPPALSSSDAAGVAGQVRQMLRGGDPEGAMRYVLDTAPLGGDDRAKEVHMASVVEVLQGIRQGEMTRVLEGVIGGEGGSERADCLMKYLYKGLASPGSSGGSQSPRKLSPQSTGGGFSQIQTRNFGEGGGGQQMSVLLNWHEKLVELTGPGAIVRVMTDRRTV; translated from the exons ATGGACAACTACCGCACCATCAACATCGACGTCCTCGACCCGGAGTCCTCCTCCAACTTCCCCATGGAAACCCTCCTCCCCGGCACCCTCCCCCCGGCGCTCTCCTCCTCCGACGCCGCGGGCGTCGCCGGCCAAGTGCGCCAGATGCTGCGCGGCGGGGACCCCGAGGGCGCGATGCGGTACGTTCTGGACACGGCGCCGTTGGGCGGAGACGATCGCGCAAAAGAGGTACACATGGCGAGTGTCGTAGAGGTGTTGCAGGGAATTCGGCAGGGGGAGATGACGAGGGTTCTTGAGGGGGTTATTGGGGGTGAGGGGGGGTCAGAGAGGGCGGATTGCTTGATGAAGTATCT GTACAAGGGATTGGCATCGCCTGGATCGAGCGGTGGTTCTCAGTCGCCGCGGAAGCTCTCTCCGCAGAGTACCGGGGGAGGATTCTCGCAGATTCAGACTCGGAATTTCGGcgagggtggtggtggtcagCAGATGAGCGTGCTGTTGAACTGGCACGAGAAGCTCGTTGAACTTACCGGGCCTGGTGCAATTGTTCGTGTCATGACAGACCGGAGAACTGTCTAA
- the pmcB gene encoding putative calcium-translocating P-type ATPase(PMCA-type) (COG:P;~EggNog:ENOG410PGJZ;~InterPro:IPR006068,IPR018303,IPR023298,IPR023299, IPR001757,IPR006408,IPR004014,IPR036412,IPR008250, IPR023214;~PFAM:PF00689,PF13246,PF00122,PF00690,PF00702;~TransMembrane:10 (i245-262o274-293i444-465o485-512i922-943o955-972i992-1016o1036-1053i1073-1098o1104-1123i);~go_component: GO:0016020 - membrane [Evidence IEA];~go_component: GO:0016021 - integral component of membrane [Evidence IEA];~go_function: GO:0000166 - nucleotide binding [Evidence IEA];~go_function: GO:0005388 - calcium transmembrane transporter activity, phosphorylative mechanism [Evidence IEA];~go_function: GO:0005524 - ATP binding [Evidence IEA];~go_process: GO:0070588 - calcium ion transmembrane transport [Evidence IEA]) — protein sequence MATPNTNHRDELLNPSIVIPEDTELSPASLSPTSPSLGISQPQPTLSPDTARLTVHNVPPRTSHSLDGDTLRSRSGSFNSCADTVGRTRAGSSATEEPQEPSKSKAEYDDVPLSEALNPDPRNEQDFHVDNNKFAFTPGQLNKLLNPKSLAAFQALGGLRGLERGLRTDLTSGLSVDEARLQGTIGFEEATSQSTSDKKVPIPDDNPSDASQFEDRVRVFDWNRLPARKSTGILKLLWLAYNDKIIILLTIAAIVSLSLGIYETIDAGHGVDWIEGVAICVAIAIVTIVTAANDWQKERQFVKLNKRNNDREVKAVRSGKDVMISIFDITVGDVLHLEPGDAVPADGILISGHGVKCDESSATGESDQMKKTDGHEVWKQIMDGNATKKLDPFLISGGKVLEGVGTYLVTSVGPYSTYGRIMLSLQESNDPTPLQVKLGRLANWIGWLGSGAAIILFVALLIRFLVQLPGNTATPAVKGKQFVDILIVAVTVIVVAIPEGLPLAVTLALAFATTRMVKENNLVRVLRACETMGNATVICSDKTGTLTQNKMTVVAGTWSSDQSFGQAAEDDTAMSVSAVFKQFSTVVRDLITKSIALNSTAFEEDKDGSKEFIGSKTEVALLQLAKDHLGMELATERASSQIVQLIPFDSARKCMGVVYREPTVGYRLLVKGAAEIMVGSCSKKMTDLDSRNRIANDQFSDKDRQNMLSTIESYAGNSLRTIGLVYRDFSSWPPQNAELLEDDPSAAKFEDIFRDMTWIGVVGIQDPLRPEVPGAIQKCNAAGVQVKMVTGDNIATATAIATSCGIKTDEGLAMEGPKFRLLSDKEMDEVIPNLQVLARSSPEDKRILVAHLKKLGETVAVTGDGTNDGPALKTADVGFSMGIAGTEVAKEASSIILLDDNFRSIVTAISWGRAVNDSVAKFLQFQITVNITAVLLTFVSALYSSSNESVLNAVQLLWVNLIMDTFAALALATDAPTEKILNRKPAPKHASLFTITMWKMILGQAVYQLAITFMLYFAGNRLLGSQLSATNGDTQLATIVFNTFVWMQIFNEFNNRRLDNSFNIFEGMFRNYWFLGINCIMVGGQIMIIFVGGAAFGVTRLTGVQWGVCIICAIVCLPWAVVLRTIPDKYFSVIFNGTIKAVSFVLRPFAKGLRLFAKGVNSIFRPLKRVFRRGDGGKESTSAPSDEEATALTDVDQNRLCTPGATATPVTVPPITITTS from the exons ATGGCGACTCCAAATACTAACCACCGGGACGAGCTCCTCAACCCTTCAATAGTGATTCCAGAGGATACAGAG CTGTCTCCAGCCTCGTTATCGCCTACATCACCAAGTCTCGGCATAAGCCAGCCACAGCCAACCCTATCACCCGATACTGCTCGACTAACAGTTCACAATGTACCGCCGCGGACATCGCATTCGTTGGACGGGGATACCCTGCGTTCCAGATCCGGCTCGTTCAACTCATGTGCCGACACCGTTGGACGAACCAGGGCTGGCTCCTCAGCCACTGAGGAGCCTCAGGAGCCATCAAAATCGAAAGCAGAATACGACGATGTACCACTATCCGAAGCCTTGAATCCAGATCCCCGAAATGAACAAGATTTCCATGTGGACAACAACAAGTTCGCTTTTACGCCCGGTCAGCTGAATAAATTGTTGAACCCCAAGTCGCTGGCTGCTTTCCAGGCTCTTGGTGGCTTGCGTGGTTTGGAACGGGGTCTACGGACGGATCTTACGTCGGGGTTATCGGTGGATGAAGCTCGTTTGCAGGGTACTATTGGATTCGAGGAAGCGACATCTCAGTCGACATCAGACAAGAAAGTCCCGATCCCAGACGACAACCCTTCCGATGCATCGCAATTTGAGGACCGTGTACGAGTATTTGACTGGAACAGACTTCCAGCAAGGAAATCTACTGGTATCCTGAAGTTGCTCTGGTTGGCCTACAACGATAAGATCATCATTCTCTTGACTATCGCTGCTATTGTGTCGCTGTCTTTGGGCATCTACGAGACGATTGACGCCGGCCATGGTGTCGACTGGATTGAAGGTGTTGCCATTTGTGTCGCTATCGCTATTGTTACCATCGTCACCGCTGCCAACGACTGGCAAAAGGAGAGACAGTTTGTCAAGCTCAACAAGCGAAACAATGATCGTGAAGTCAAGGCTGTCCGCTCTGGCAAGGATGTTATGATTTCGATCTTTGATATCACGGTCGGCGACGTTCTCCACCTCGAGCCCGGTGACGCAGTCCCTGCCGATGGTATCCTCATCTCCGGCCATGGGGTCAAGTGCGATGAATCTTCTGCCACTGGTGAATCTGaccagatgaagaagaccGACGGACACGAAGTCTGGAAGCAAATCATGGATGGAAACGCCACGAAGAAACTTGACCCTTTCCTGATTTCTGGAGGCAAGGTTTTGGAAGGTGTGGGAACATACTTGGTTACAAGTGTCGGTCCTTACTCGACCTATGGCCGCATCATGCTGTCGTTGCAGGAGTCGAATGATCCTACTCCGTTGCAGGTTAAATTGGGCAGACTGGCGAACTGGATTGGTTGGCTGGGCTCAGGTGCGGCCATCATCCTGTTCGTGGCGCTGCTCATTAGGTTCCTTGTTCAGCTGCCTGGAAACACTGCCACTCCCGCTGTCAAGGGAAAGCAGTTTGTTGACATCCTCATTGTGGCTGTTACTGTGATTGTCGTTGCAATTCCTG AGGGCCTTCCCTTGGCCGTTACACTTGCCCTTGCATTCGCCACAACGCGGATGGTCAAGGAAAACAACCTTGTCCGTGTCCTTCGTGCCTGTGAAACAATGGGCAATGCAACCGTGATTTGCTCCGACAAAACAGGAACTCTGACGCAGAACAAGATGACCGTGGTCGCTGGCACCTGGAGCTCTGACCAGAGTTTCGGTCAGGCCGCGGAGGACGATACTGCCATGTCTGTGTCTGCTGTGTTCAAGCAGTTTTCGACAGTTGTGCGTGATTTGATCACCAAGAGCATTGCGCTTAACTCCACTGCTTTCGAGGAGGACAAGGATGGGTCCAAGGAATTCATCGGAAGCAAGACTGAGGTGGCATTGCTGCAACTGGCCAAGGACCATCTTGGTATGGAATTGGCCACTGAGCGTGCCTCTTCGCAAATCGTCCAATTGATCCCGTTCGACTCTGCTCGCAAATGCATGGGCGTGGTATACCGCGAACCCACTGTCGGTTACCGTCTCCTTGTCAAAGGTGCAGCTGAAATAATGGTCGGCTCGTGCTCGAAGAAAATGACGGACTTGGACTCCCGGAACCGCATCGCCAACGATCAGTTTTCCGACAAGGACCGCCAGAATATGCTCAGCACCATTGAATCATATGCGGGCAACTCTCTTCGAACGATTGGACTGGTTTACCGCGATTTCTCCAGCTGGCCACCTCAGAACGCCGAGCTCTTGGAAGATGACCCGTCAGCTGCCAAGTTCGAAGACATTTTCCGTGACATGACGTGgattggtgttgttggtatCCAGGATCCCCTGCGGCCCGAAGTCCCCGGCGCTATCCAGAAGTGCAATGCTGCTGGCGTGCAGGTGAAGATGGTTACTGGTGACAACATCGCAACGGCTACAGCGATCGCGACATCTTGCGGTATCAAGACGGATGAGGGTTTGGCCATGGAAGGGCCCAAGTTCCGCCTGTTGTCTGATAAGGAAATGGACGAGGTGATCCCAAACCTTCAAGTCCTTGCTCGCTCCTCACCGGAAGACAAACGTATCTTGGTGGCTCATCTGAAGAAGCTTGGCGAGACGGTGGCTGTGACTGGAGATGGCACCAATGATGGTCCTGCGCTGAAGACTGCCGACGTGGGATTCTCCATGGGTATTGCCGGCACGGAAGTTGCCAAAGAGGCCAGTTCTATTATCCTCCTTGACGACAACTTCAGGTCTATTGTTACTGCGATATCTTGGGGAAGAGCCGTCAACGACTCCGTTGCCAAGTTCCTTCAGTTCCAGATTACTGTCAACATCACCGCTGTCCTCTTGACCTTCGTTTCCGCGCTTTACAGCAGCAGCAATGAGAGTGTCCTGAACGCAGTGCAGCTGCTCTGGGTCAACTTGATCATGGACACTTTCGCTGCTCTCGCTCTGGCTACCGATGCACCGACGGAGAAGATCCTCAACCGCAAGCCTGCTCCTAAGCACGCCTCCCTCTTCACCATCACGATGTGGAAGATGATCCTGGGCCAGGCAGTCTACCAATTGGCTATCACCTTCATGCTCTACTTCGCCGGCAACCGCCTTCTTGGAAGCCAGCTCAGCGCCACAAACGGAGACACCCAGCTCGCCACGATCGTATTCAACACCTTCGTGTGGATGCAGATCTTCAACGAGTTCAACAACCGCCGCCTCGACAACAGCTTCAATATCTTCGAAGGCATGTTCCGCAACTACTGGTTCCTCGGAATCAACTGCATCATGGTTGGCGGCCAAATCATGATTATCTTTGTCGGCGGTGCCGCTTTTGGCGTTACTCGTCTGACTGGTGTTCAATGGGGTGTGTGCATTATTTGCGCTATTGTGTGCTTGCCCTGGGCAGTGGTCCTCCGGACCATTCCGGATAAGTATTTCAGTGTTATCTTCAATGGCACCATCAAGGCTGTTAGCTTTGTGCTGCGGCCGTTTGCCAAGGGACTTCGCCTCTTTGCCAAGGGAGTCAATTCTATCTTCCGACCTTTGAAGCGTGTCTTTCGTCGTGGAGACGGGGGAAAAGAGAGCACTTCCGCTCCTTCGGATGAAGAAGCCACGGCACTGACAGATGTGGACCAGAACCGATTGTGCACTCCAGGTGCAACTGCCACTCCTGTCACTGTTCCGCCCATCACTATTACGACCTCTTAA
- a CDS encoding uncharacterized protein (COG:S;~EggNog:ENOG410PIUA) → MSVQYAYYRPTTPPDAPLSAAHSRHASDSSVYSTDASSPWSATTSATSPGGSPPRKLHHGPALLPKIRPQDVVVEPAPMAGSQRQRRNTRNPPAPLPYVHGSSGAQRSAYLTSQAAPGYSTSNGVALLSPLSITSSNKRKASSSPEGHSRYASESRSREAMLERYGYPTYRQLPRYIVPSMPATPNIIVHPPYLQQRSTAEYTYQQQPAVVSKMPQYCHQHSYTQDVHPYPLGPVCHPEEVDESTTILAYLTAPTQAIKLVRNVNVVPIRGMHDYFWWDVRNLRNWNSFHPSTFDSIDCLTKLLTTEIPSYLTPSTMVHPSRLAPECETTLIGLINDIYAPRVNAALAVSQGPNHLRLYPAPGVRTSVNRNYGGPHFLANYSTDTYQTASGLPQGRLVGIVRSFDRWNTGMRKEAEPRRVEYLNGLAHLQRCMREHGCRYGFIMTEIELVCVRAGCDSGDSEAVPYFGFLEISSPIPTKTSDDDSRFHSPALSSAGTDGLSSSTSSTRSRSTSHSPNPDRTTHPYYTENANPQSLDGPLTTTLALYFLLMLSKDTPLPSQPSPHINVGGPGALTRQKVLPEGRDKWIPKVHAGETRDAKRVRGWVWPEDPWHRREGGGVSSRGRGRAVNDSNGEGDVRLKRWHK, encoded by the coding sequence ATGTCTGTTCAATACGCTTACTACCGTCCAACAACACCCCCGGACGCCCCATTGAGCGCGGCGCATAGTCGACATGCCTCAGACTCCTCGGTTTACTCCACCGATGCTTCGTCCCCATGGTCTGCCACCACATCTGCAACTAGCCCTGGCGGCTCTCCGCCCCGGAAGCTCCATCACGGGCCAGCGCTTCTTCCCAAGATCCGGCCTCAAGATGTGGTGGTTGAGCCAGCTCCTATGGCTGGATCGCAGCGTCAACGTCGCAACACGCGAAATCCGCCAGCTCCCTTACCGTACGTTCATGGCAGCTCAGGAGCACAGCGGAGCGCTTATCTCACATCCCAGGCCGCTCCGGGGTACAGCACAAGCAATGGCGTGGCTCTATTGTCACCACTGAGCATCACATCCTCGAACAAGCGCAAGGCATCTTCTTCGCCTGAGGGTCATTCTCGGTATGCTTCTGAGTCGAGAAGCCGTGAGGCGATGCTGGAGCGATACGGTTATCCAACGTACCGACAGCTGCCCAGGTACATTGTCCCGTCTATGCCAGCAACCCCGAATATCATCGTGCATCCACCTTACTTGCAGCAGCGCTCGACAGCCGAATACACTTaccaacaacaaccggcTGTCGTGTCGAAGATGCCACAGTACTGCCATCAGCATTCGTACACTCAGGATGTTCATCCCTATCCCCTTGGCCCAGTCTGTCACCCTGAGGAAGTGGATGAGTCAACAACAATACTTGCGTACCTCACTGCGCCTACCCAAGCCATCAAGCTAGTCCGAAACGTGAACGTCGTCCCAATTCGGGGAATGCACGACTATTTTTGGTGGGACGTTCGCAACCTACGCAACTGGAACTCATTCCATCCCTCTACATTTGACTCAATCGATTGCCTGACGAAGCTCCTAACGACAGAAATCCCATCATACCTCACCCCATCAACCATGGTCCATCCATCGCGCCTCGCACCTGAATGCGAAACTACGTTGATCGGTCTAATAAATGACATCTACGCACCAAGGGTGAACGCCGCACTGGCTGTATCTCAAGGTCCCAACCACTTACGGCTCTACCCTGCACCCGGTGTACGCACTTCAGTGAACAGGAACTACGGCGGACCGCATTTTCTCGCCAACTACTCAACCGATACGTACCAGACGGCCTCGGGACTACCCCAGGGCCGACTAGTCGGGATAGTTAGAAGCTTTGACCGGTGGAACACGGGGATGCGCAAGGAAGCAGAACCAAGACGGGTCGAGTACCTCAACGGACTTGCACATCTGCAGCGATGTATGCGCGAACACGGCTGCCGATACGGATTCATAATGACTGAAATCGAACTAGTCTGCGTGCGCGCAGGCTGCGACAGCGGCGACAGTGAAGCAGTCCCATATTTCGGCTTCCTCGAAATCTCCTCACCCATTCCAACCAAAACCTCCGATGACGATAGCCGCTTCCACTCACCCGCCTTATCCAGCGCCGGCACCGACGGCCTCTCATCCTCGACTTCATCCacccgcagccgcagcaccAGTCACTCGCCTAATCCTGACCGCACAACACACCCGTACTACACGGAAAATGCAAACCCACAATCCCTCGACGGGCCCTTAACAACAACCCTAGCCCTGTACTTCCTCCTCATGCTCTCAAAAGACACACCTTTGCCCTCGCAGCCGTCACCGCACATCAACGTTGGTGGGCCAGGCGCGCTTACCCGGCAGAAGGTTCTGCCGGAGGGGAGGGATAAGTGGATTCCAAAAGTGCATGCTGGAGAGACGAGAGATGCGAAGAGGGTTAGGGGTTGGGTGTGGCCGGAGGATCCGTGGCATAGACGGGAGGGGGGTGGAGTGTCGtcgagggggagggggagggcgGTTAATGATAGTAATGGGGAGGGGGATGTGAGGCTTAAAAGGTGGCATAAATAG